A window of Streptosporangiales bacterium contains these coding sequences:
- a CDS encoding UPF0182 family protein, with protein MGVVAYSAGAGRPGVSPRGRRILIGIAIAVVVVILFLVFTRIYTNVLWYQSIGFSGIYSTLIATRIGLFVAGAVLIGGSVLLSLLIAKRLRPKTVPNTPDQQALARYRRAFEPHLTKFALVISGLVGLVGGLSADNEWRTVLGFLNRVSFGEQDPQFGMDVSFYVFSYPFIRLLLGYGFAMIVVAFLAAAATHYAFGGMRFAGRGGQLSSGARAHLGILAGVFMVLLAADYWMDRYGLVHSDRGVTAGASYTDVHAVLPAKTILAAIALLCAAMFVVSAVRRGLLFAGMGLGLLILSAVLVGGAYPAVVQQFQVKPNQEAREREYIDRNIKSTRDAYDVADTEVTPYNARRNVTQDQTSDSDSTENIRLVDPNVVSKTFQQLQQIRGFYSFSESLDIDRYAIDGNQETTVAAVRELPGAPEGQRGRWVVDRLQYTHGYGFVGADGTQVDDEGKPVWQSKDIPPKGSLGKYEPRVYFGEQVPSYSIVGAPKGAPPQEFDYSSEGGSGQTKTTYNGDGGVKIGSFWQRLLYAVEMRDYNILFSGDINEESQILYDRSPRDRVQKAAPFLELDGDPYPAVVDGRIQWIVDGYTTTDMYPYSQKTSLDEATEDSLTGTAARTAQPEQEVNYIRNSVKATVDAYSGEVTLYAWDAKDPVLKTWQKAFGNKVKPVSEMSDAVRDHVRYPADMFKAQREILSRYHVTNPAAFYGGQEYWQTPNDPTAGDAKIAQPPYYLETRMPGDDEARFSLTSTFVPRGRPNLAGFVSVSSEPGNDYGKLRVLKLPSNTAVPGPGTMQGNFEAYAPAAQELSLLRRGGSSVRFGNLLTLPFGGGLLYVEPVYVQARTGESYPLLQRVLVSFGGKIGYAPTLDEAIDQVLGGASNGDDTDEGKEEPRGDVQAQLEEALQDAQDAYEEGQAALKKGDFAAYGDAQKKLKTALDEAERLRQQLGNEPSPTPSGTATSPSPSTSPSGRPEATPSRAASPSRSP; from the coding sequence GTGGGTGTAGTGGCCTATTCCGCAGGGGCGGGTCGACCGGGGGTGTCGCCGCGCGGCCGGCGAATCCTCATCGGCATCGCCATAGCCGTGGTAGTGGTGATCCTCTTCCTGGTGTTCACCAGGATCTACACGAACGTGCTGTGGTATCAGTCCATCGGGTTCTCCGGGATCTACAGCACGCTGATCGCCACCAGGATCGGCCTGTTCGTGGCCGGCGCCGTGCTGATCGGTGGTTCGGTCCTGCTCAGCCTGTTGATCGCCAAGCGATTGCGGCCGAAGACCGTCCCGAACACGCCGGACCAGCAGGCGCTCGCGCGCTACCGCCGTGCGTTCGAGCCGCACCTGACCAAGTTCGCGCTCGTCATCTCCGGGCTCGTCGGGCTGGTCGGTGGCCTGTCCGCCGACAACGAGTGGCGTACCGTGCTCGGTTTCCTCAACCGGGTCTCGTTCGGTGAGCAGGACCCGCAGTTCGGCATGGACGTGAGTTTCTACGTCTTCTCGTATCCGTTCATCCGACTGCTGCTCGGTTACGGTTTCGCCATGATCGTGGTGGCGTTCCTCGCCGCGGCCGCCACGCACTACGCGTTCGGCGGGATGCGGTTCGCCGGCCGCGGTGGGCAGCTGAGCTCCGGCGCCCGAGCACACCTCGGCATCCTGGCCGGCGTGTTCATGGTGTTGCTGGCCGCGGACTACTGGATGGACCGCTACGGCCTGGTGCACTCCGACCGCGGCGTGACCGCAGGCGCGTCGTATACCGACGTGCACGCGGTGCTCCCGGCGAAGACCATCCTGGCCGCGATCGCACTGTTGTGTGCGGCGATGTTCGTCGTCAGCGCGGTGCGTCGCGGACTGCTGTTCGCCGGCATGGGCCTCGGCTTGTTGATCCTGTCCGCAGTGCTCGTCGGTGGCGCGTACCCGGCCGTCGTGCAGCAGTTCCAGGTGAAGCCGAACCAGGAGGCACGGGAGCGGGAGTACATCGACAGGAACATCAAGAGCACCAGAGACGCGTACGACGTCGCGGATACCGAGGTCACCCCGTACAACGCACGCAGGAACGTCACGCAGGACCAGACGTCGGATAGCGACAGCACTGAGAACATCCGGCTGGTCGACCCGAACGTCGTGTCGAAGACGTTCCAGCAGCTGCAGCAGATCCGCGGCTTCTACAGCTTCTCCGAGTCGCTCGACATCGACAGATACGCGATCGACGGCAACCAGGAGACGACCGTCGCTGCGGTACGTGAGCTGCCCGGGGCGCCCGAAGGACAGCGCGGCCGCTGGGTCGTCGACCGGCTGCAGTACACCCACGGCTACGGCTTCGTCGGCGCCGACGGCACCCAGGTCGACGACGAGGGCAAGCCGGTCTGGCAGTCGAAGGACATCCCGCCGAAGGGCTCACTGGGCAAGTACGAGCCACGGGTGTACTTCGGCGAGCAGGTGCCGAGCTACTCGATCGTCGGTGCTCCGAAGGGCGCGCCGCCGCAGGAGTTCGACTACTCCAGCGAGGGCGGTTCCGGGCAGACGAAGACCACCTACAACGGTGACGGCGGGGTGAAGATCGGCTCGTTCTGGCAACGGTTGTTGTACGCCGTCGAGATGCGCGACTACAACATCCTCTTCTCTGGCGACATCAACGAAGAGTCGCAGATCCTCTATGACCGCAGCCCGCGCGACCGGGTGCAGAAGGCTGCACCGTTCCTCGAGCTCGACGGTGACCCGTACCCCGCCGTGGTGGATGGCCGGATCCAGTGGATCGTCGACGGGTACACGACGACCGACATGTACCCGTACAGCCAGAAGACGTCCCTGGACGAGGCGACCGAGGACAGCTTGACCGGCACGGCCGCGCGTACAGCGCAGCCGGAGCAGGAGGTCAACTACATCCGCAACTCGGTGAAGGCGACCGTCGACGCGTACAGCGGCGAGGTCACGCTGTACGCGTGGGACGCCAAGGACCCGGTGCTGAAGACGTGGCAGAAGGCGTTCGGTAACAAGGTCAAGCCGGTGTCGGAGATGAGCGACGCCGTACGCGACCACGTGCGCTACCCGGCCGACATGTTCAAGGCACAGCGGGAGATCCTGTCCCGGTACCACGTGACCAACCCGGCCGCGTTCTACGGCGGGCAGGAGTACTGGCAGACCCCCAACGACCCGACCGCAGGGGACGCCAAGATCGCGCAGCCGCCGTACTACCTGGAGACCAGGATGCCCGGCGACGACGAGGCGCGGTTCTCGCTGACGTCGACCTTCGTGCCCAGAGGCAGACCCAACCTCGCCGGGTTCGTGTCGGTGTCCAGTGAACCTGGCAATGACTACGGCAAGTTACGCGTGTTGAAGTTACCTTCGAACACCGCGGTCCCGGGCCCGGGCACGATGCAGGGCAACTTTGAGGCATACGCGCCTGCGGCGCAAGAGCTGTCGTTGTTACGCCGCGGTGGTTCGAGCGTACGGTTCGGCAACCTGCTCACCCTGCCGTTTGGGGGTGGTCTGCTCTATGTGGAGCCGGTCTACGTGCAGGCGAGAACCGGTGAGTCGTATCCGTTGCTGCAACGTGTGCTCGTGTCGTTCGGCGGGAAGATCGGCTATGCGCCGACCCTGGACGAGGCGATAGACCAAGTGCTCGGCGGTGCGTCGAACGGCGACGACACGGACGAAGGCAAGGAAGAACCCAGGGGCGATGTTCAGGCCCAGCTGGAAGAAGCCCTGCAGGACGCGCAGGACGCGTACGAGGAGGGCCAGGCAGCGCTGAAGAAGGGCGACTTCGCCGCCTACGGTGACGCGCAGAAGAAGCTGAAGACGGCGCTGGACGAGGCCGAGCGACTACGCCAGCAGCTCGGCAACGAACCGTCGCCGACGCCTAGCGGGACGGCTACCAGCCCATCACCGTCGACGAGTCCATCCGGTAGACCGGAGGCGACACCGTCACGCGCGGCCAGTCCGAGCCGATCACCCTAG
- a CDS encoding PDZ domain-containing protein, translating to MVGRLVTLAVSGVLVVVMVAAGWYLPVPYVREAPGPTYNTIGDVDGRPVVSVTGRKTYSVSGHLNMTTVSVIGGPGNQPSLGQVLTGWVDPNVAVVPEEIYYPEGTTRQQIEKESAEQFQSSEDEGTVAALRHVGIPVKERLIVKTVQKDMPAEDELHAGDQIWAINGVRTPNAASVQKQMGKYEPGDRVRITVKRKGEQSTVALKTVPAPDNEERAIVGIELGADYTYPVKVRIRLQNVGGPSAGLMFSLAIVDLLTERQLADGRFIAGTGTMDSQGKVDAIGGVTQKMVAAKDEGATVFLTPSGNCAEARRTAPDGMRLVKVGTLEDAVDALDTIRTGDGAVPSCDGS from the coding sequence GGTACCTGCCCGTGCCGTACGTGCGCGAGGCCCCCGGCCCGACGTACAACACTATCGGCGACGTCGACGGGCGGCCGGTCGTCTCGGTCACCGGCCGCAAGACGTACTCCGTCAGCGGGCACCTCAACATGACCACGGTTTCCGTCATCGGGGGTCCAGGAAACCAGCCGAGCCTCGGGCAGGTCCTCACCGGCTGGGTCGACCCGAACGTGGCGGTCGTGCCCGAGGAGATCTACTACCCCGAGGGCACGACGCGGCAGCAGATCGAGAAGGAGAGCGCGGAGCAGTTCCAGAGCTCCGAGGACGAGGGCACGGTCGCGGCGCTGCGGCACGTCGGCATCCCGGTCAAGGAACGCCTCATCGTCAAGACGGTGCAGAAGGACATGCCCGCCGAGGACGAGCTGCACGCCGGCGACCAGATCTGGGCGATCAACGGGGTTCGTACGCCGAACGCCGCCAGCGTGCAGAAGCAGATGGGCAAGTACGAGCCGGGCGACCGCGTACGGATCACCGTGAAGCGCAAGGGCGAGCAGTCCACCGTCGCGTTGAAGACCGTCCCCGCACCGGACAACGAGGAGCGTGCCATCGTCGGCATCGAGCTCGGCGCCGACTACACGTACCCGGTGAAGGTGCGGATCAGGCTGCAGAACGTCGGTGGCCCGTCCGCCGGGCTGATGTTCTCGCTGGCCATCGTCGACCTGTTGACGGAACGCCAGCTCGCCGACGGTCGTTTCATTGCTGGGACGGGCACGATGGACTCGCAGGGTAAAGTCGACGCGATCGGCGGGGTCACCCAGAAGATGGTCGCCGCCAAGGACGAAGGGGCAACGGTCTTCCTCACGCCGTCCGGCAACTGTGCCGAGGCGCGGAGGACCGCTCCCGACGGGATGCGGTTGGTGAAGGTGGGTACCCTCGAGGATGCGGTCGACGCATTGGACACAATCCGTACCGGCGACGGTGCCGTGCCCTCGTGTGATGGCAGCTGA